A section of the Acropora muricata isolate sample 2 chromosome 4, ASM3666990v1, whole genome shotgun sequence genome encodes:
- the LOC136914301 gene encoding uncharacterized protein has protein sequence MIGNPNFEDIPSDEHSRVTSSGRKQRFPLAAYNRVKKARAQELALALVEKDAKIRELRSQLDEKAMELEALNSKLHKTEEHIRRRKRKIYDLENVVNDSGYQAKKIKDDRGPNISSEVLSMNSEKLNLSRKQFFRRRKKTLAALGPIHTCSGATKKLPQNNKPLLDGLWTTLISTASKPEMANYIRNSNICMQEIIPDIVKGKIKHYEQSKGNQVRSLRVLYEGGLISKRKYTSIRNSSDVVKETGKKKKNQKTELMKGCEIPKSLPYKTLMSFVKAIEIGEVLSLEDMASKYSLESTSGVYRPLKPFLLRLADMYLFLDSKNPCLHWFNGKKGVLHVAIGADGAPFGKDDTATAYLVSILNLLNRVQSCNDNHLLMGANCAEDTPLMKQYTKHLVEEMKLIEGAKLTTDQGHEVEFCFQLIPADMKWLSSMSGELNNCAIYFSPFANVNQTDKTTIGGSIGGPKSTWQPWDYSKRIQVAEKVAKFKAKLKDPAGKQRPEVTKLIAKEKSRQEFVPPLGKYVDLAKAEPLHNTNNAWQHWFSALLPVAMQYSDQAKMKTATVVSDLPNSSPLVALLKCLQETVKCGRLCNSINRWFSEKRKKGISFSYRFTGLESKRFSWNFAHLTEILLQIDKLSSGSVLKLHTLAFIGVQIRDAAAIYSRVDVSKQQVEDLKGLCQKYFTANRLLLDGVNPTVWTVGYAIPYHTSQLFETLGYGLGLNSMQGREAKHVKLAKYVENTCNVKKSMRWWIVFRHEFVCLIWLREMDPYSVIYHQEKKKDPDSYIPKRVKDRDERFCYCGLLKLNVTDEGCMVCTDNVMKLVKQSVFTGKVNNELQQFLK, from the exons ATGATTGGAAACCCAAATTTTGAAGACATTCCCTCTGATGAGCATTCAAG GGTAACCTCGAGTGGGCGAAAACAACGCTTTCCGCTTGCTGCATATAATCGCGTAAAAAAAGCGAGAGCGCAAGAGCTGGCCCTTGCGTTGGTCGAAAAGGACGCTAAAATAAGGGAGCTGCGATCGCAACTAGACGAGAAAGCGATGGAACTTGAAGCTTTAAATTCAAAACTTCACAAAACTGAGGAGCATATTCGAAGACGAAAGAGAAAG ATTTATGACTTGGAAAATGTAGTCAATGACAGTGGGTATCAAGCCAAAAAGATAAAAGATGACAGAGGACCTAATATCTCAAGTGAAGTTCTTTCAATGAACAGCGAAAAGCTTAATCTTTCCAGGAAACAGTTTTTCAGACGCAGAAAGAAGACCCTGGCTGCACTTGGGCCAATCCATACTTGCTCTGGAGCCACAAAAAAGTTAccacaaaacaacaaaccatTGCTCGATGGTTTGTGGACAACATTAATATCCACCGCATCAAAACCTGAGATGGCCAATTACATTAGAAACTCAAATATTTGCATGCAAGAGATAATTCCAGATATTGTGAagggaaaaataaaacattatGAACAAAGCAAGGGAAATCAGGTGAGAAGCTTGCGTGTACTGTATGAAGGAGGTCTCATAAGCAAAAGAAAGTACACAAGCATTAGAAACAGTTCAGATGTtgtgaaagaaactggaaagaaaaagaaaaaccagaaaACAGAACTTATGAAAGGATGTGAAATTCCAAAAAGTTTGCCTTACAAAACACTGATGAGCTTTGTCAAAGCCATAGAAATTGGTGAAGTGCTATCATTGGAAGATATGGCCAGCAAATATTCCCTAGAATCAACATCTGGTGTTTACAGGCCCTTGAAACCTTTCCTGCTGAGGCTAGCTGATATGTACCTATTTCTGGATTCAAAAAACCCCTGCCTGCATTGGTTCAATGGGAAGAAAGGAGTTCTGCATGTAGCTATTGGGGCAGATGGTGCTCCCTTTGGGAAAGATGATACCGCAACAG CCTACCTTGTGAGCATTCTGAACCTCCTGAACAGGGTACAGAGCTGCAATGACAATCACCTCCTGATGGGTGCTAATTGTGCTGAAGACACTCCCTTAATGAAGCAATACACCAAGCATTTGGTAGAAGAAATGAAGCTGATTGAGGGAGCAAAACTCACCACTGACCAAGGCCATGAGGTCGAATTTTGCTTCCAGTTGATCCCAGCTGACATGAAATGGTTGTCATCCATGTCAGGGGAGCTTAATAACTGTGCCATTTACTTTTCTCCATTTGCCAATGTGAACCAAACTGACAAAACAACTATTGGTGGCTCTATTGGTGGACCAAAGTCAACTTGGCAACCATGGGATTACTCCAAGCGGATTCAAGTTGCAGAGAAAGTTGCAAAGTTTAAAGCCAAGCTGAAAGATCCTGCTGGGAAACAAAGACCAGAGGTCACCAAGCTAATTGCCAAGGAGAAATCTAGGCAGGAATTTGTTCCCCCGCTAGGCAAGTATGTGGATTTAGCTAAAGCTGAGCCACTCCACAACACTAATAATGCCTGGCAGCATTGGTTTTCAGCTCTCCTGCCAGTGGCCATGCAGTACAGTGACCAAGCGAAAATGAAGACAGCAACAGTGGTCTCAGACCTTCCAAACTCTTCACCACTGGTGGCACTTCTGAAGTGTTTACAAGAAACCGTAAAGTGTGGAAGGCTTTGCAACAGCATCAACAGGTGGTTTAGTGAGAAGAGAAAGAAGGGCATCTCATTCTCCTACAGGTTCACTGGCCTGGAATCAAAAAGATTTTCATGGAATTTTGCTCACCTTACTGAGATACTGTTGCAGATAGACAAGCTGTCAAGTGGGTCTGTCCTAAAGCTGCACACACTAGCATTTATTGGTGTGCAAATCAGGGATGCTGCTGCCATTTACTCCAGAGTTGATGTAAGCAAACAGCAAGTTGAGGATTTAAAGGGATTGTGCCAGAAATATTTCACAGCAAATCGTCTCCTGTTGGATGGGGTGAATCCTACCGTATGGACCGTGGGCTATGCTATTCCATATCACACCAGCCAGCTGTTTGAGACGCTTGGGTATGGGCTTGGCCTAAACTCTATGCAGGGTCGAGAGGCTAAACATGTCAAGTTGGCAAAGTATGTAGAGAACACTTGCAATGTGAAGAAAAGCATGAGGTGGTGGATTGTGTTTCGTCACGAGTTTGTCTGTCTCATATGGCTTAGGGAGATGGACCCCTACAGTGTTATTTACCATCAAGAGAAGAAGAAAGATCCTGATTCCTACATACCCAAGAGGGTTAAAGATCGCGATGaaagattttgttattgtggtCTTCTTAAGTTAAATGTCACTGATGAAGGTTGCATGGTATGCACAGATAATGTGATGAAGCTAGTGAAGCAAAGTGTTTTTACTGGAAAAGTTAACAATGAACTCCAACAGTTCCTAAAATAG
- the LOC136913792 gene encoding caldesmon-like, producing MSSPGSQVVDSINEEELSISALTERDQVDKDHINVVQEQSEPEPRITRVRTLTEKGQAYQDQRQREHEKDEDQLIKKFHETYDAWETQAIYIESFMAKQLPLSQIEKEEAILRLKNLYDKTEKIYDKIRNDRAPGQETRQKMDKCDALTHTLERKFIRGESAASRNEEDVRSVRSRSSRASRRSGRSRTSRSSKAPSVIDVKRADAAAELAVREVEFNILKEEAKHKEATVRIEAELKTKLAQRKLKLEQLEAKKQIEIARAKLRAYQEVKEFTDELDSVEDDPLDPSPIPIDFETEAASLHQPQERGHSNPTTQPANQPQDVHQFPVEGETNHPVYVQPQASSANVDNVTSIVTAIADSFSMNRLPAPEPTIFRGEPILYPDWKASFHALIHRKNLPSNDKMYYLKRYVSGSAKEAINGLFLQGSSAEAYERAWNILDERFGHPFIVTNAYRDKLRKWPKISSKDHQGLRRFADFLLSTETAMQIIENLNVLNDYMENQKLLTKLPEWLVSR from the coding sequence ATGTCTAGCCCAGGAAGTCAAGTAGTAGATTCAATTAATGAAGAAGAGTTATCGATTTCTGCGCTGACCGAACGCGATCAAGTAGATAAAGATCATATAAACGTAGTGCAAGAGCAGTCGGAGCCTGAACCGCGAATTACTAGAGTTCGAACACTCACCGAAAAGGGCCAAGCCTATCAAGACCAGCGCCAAAGAGAGCATGAGAAGGATGAAGATCAGCTCATTAAGAAATTTCACGAAACGTACGACGCGTGGGAAACGCAAGCAATATATATCGAGTCGTTCATGGCTAAACAGTTGCCGTTGTCCcaaatagaaaaagaagaagcgaTTCTCCGTTTGAAGAATCTTTACGATAAAACCGAGAAGATATACGATAAAATACGGAACGATCGGGCTCCAGGGCAGGAAACTCgtcagaaaatggacaaatgtGATGCCCTGACCCACAcactggaaagaaaatttatcagAGGCGAGTCAGCTGCGTCACGCAACGAAGAAGATGTAAGATCCGTTCGAAGTAGATCGAGCAGGGCATCCAGAAGGTCAGGTCGATCACGAACGAGTCGGTCCTCAAAGGCACCTTCTGTCATCGACGTAAAAAGGGCCGATGCTGCCGCTGAGTTGGCTGTTAGAGAAGTCGAATTTAACATCCTAAAAGAAGAAGCAAAGCACAAGGAAGCCACCGTAAGAATCGAAGCGGAACTCAAAACAAAACTAGCGCAGAGGAAACTGAAGCTGGAACAATTGGAAGCCAAGAAACAAATAGAAATAGCAAGAGCGAAGCTAAGGGCGTATCAAGAAGTCAAAGAGTTCACGGATGAGCTGGATTCAGTTGAAGATGATCCTTTGGACCCTTCGCCAATCCCGATAGACTTCGAGACGGAAGCTGCGTCCTTACATCAGCCTCAAGAACGCGGACATTCAAATCCAACCACGCAGCCCGCTAACCAACCTCAGGACGTCCATCAATTTCCCGTGGAAGGTGAAACCAACCATCCAGTTTACGTTCAACCACAAGCGTCATCAGCGAACGTAGATAATGTCACCTCGATCGTCACAGCGATAGCTGATTCATTTAGCATGAATCGCCTCCCAGCACCTGAACCGACCATCTTCAGAGGTGAGCCCATCCTTTATCCAGATTGGAAGGCGTCCTTTCATGCCCTCATACACCGAAAGAACTTACCGTCAAACGATAAGATGTATTACTTGAAACGATATGTGAGTGGATCTGCCAAAGAAGCTATTAACGGACTTTTCCTACAAGGTTCATCAGCAGAAGCCTACGAACGAGCGTGGAACATTCTAGACGAGAGGTTTGGTCATCCGTTCATAGTAACAAATGCGTACAGAGACAAACTACGAAAATGGCCCAAGATCAGTTCGAAAGATCACCAGGGTCTCAGAAGATTTGCTGATTTCCTACTAAGTACGGAAACCGCTATGCAGATAATCGAGAATCTAAACGTCTTGAATGACTACATGGAAAACCAAAAGCTACTCACCAAATTACCAGAATGGCTTGTTTCACGGTGA